Sequence from the Acropora muricata isolate sample 2 chromosome 10, ASM3666990v1, whole genome shotgun sequence genome:
aataacactTCAAAGTGAGTTTAATGTGCACTGCAATTCAACAAATCTTTGCACTCAATTCTGTCAAAACCAGGCGTCAGATTGGAAAGATAACATCTCATCTGACTGGCCACAGCCATAGGAAGTGAGTCTGTAACTTAAAGTGATATCGTGGGTAACAGACCAAAGGTTACTCTTCAAAACTGGGTTTTTGCCATACGTATtgacttttaaaaattgcaaggaGTTACAGTAGTTTAAATATATTTTACGGGACGCTTTCTGGAATCTTAATCTTGGTCTAACGATGaccacaactttttttttttttcacatgtgtcCCTATTATAGAAGCTTACTGAGACCGAAATGGAATGAAGGCACTCACCTAGTTCAAATAATTGCGCCTGTTCTTTGCTTCGAATAATGTAGGCCGGTTTGTATTCCAGCTGGTAAAAATTATGTTGTCGAACCCAGTGTATTTTAATGTTCGGCTGCAGATCGACAAAGCAGTCATTCAAATGAGGATATCGATCAGAAAAGGACCAAAGCCACCTCATTAAATCTTGCAAGACCCCCATTCGAAGTTGCTCTCCCCTGCGTTCATTCTTTCTAACATTGAAAGTTTCTTTACGAAATGCATAATTCTGCAAGACAGATGTCGCAAATTGTTCCCTCACAACTTCGTATTCTTCATCAGAGAAGAAGCTGCTTAAATCTGGAAAGGAAGCAGGAAGCCCCTcatataattttgttttggtgaACCACTGGTACTTGGCGCTGGAATTAATCACTTTGGTTGAAGGATGTACTATGAACGCTCGTTTGATGACATGTGGAGCAATTATGAGAGGAACTCCCGTCTGATGAGgctcattttcttcttttacgGCTAAAACACATAAATGACGGCGAGTTAGCGCATTAAAACGAAAAAACCGCACATAGCTTGGTAAAGTATGTTTCTTTATGATGCCCATTGCGGCCATGTTGGATTATTAGGCTGAGCCAGCGATATTCTGTCAGTGTTGTTTGTGTTAACATACACGAAGAACTACTCTGTAAGAAAGATGGCGGACGAGTCAACAGTCGATGTTCTTGAAAGGAACATTTACGTGGCCAGAAAAGAGCTCAATAATCTCAGACGAGAAGTGAATTCGTTAAAAAGGATGTTCATACAAAAGCTAAAAGAAGTGAAAGGGTTCGTCGAAAGAGGTACCCTCAGCCCAATAGCAGCCATGTAGTTTGTCGAAAAAAACTTACCAGCAAAAACGTTTCGGTGGAATACAGTACTTTGGTTTTCTGTTGgtattgaatttttttgacaaacCTTTCTAGACAGagataaaaattgcaaaatatgTAAACGATGAGTAATCCAGGTCTAGCAGGTAGTTTAACTTTATTAGTTTATGTACGCATTGCGCTTCTAAGAGAACATTGGATAATTTCGCGATCACAAAAATGAAGCGTGTTTAGGTTTCTCCGTGATCTCCAGGATGTTTGTTTTGTGTCAtttacaatttgttttttatatcAATAGAAAGTCAAGATTTAACATTGTTGACCACAGACAAAAAGCACACTCATCACAAGAACACTATTCAACAGTCTGGTGAAAACTGTGGAACACTAGGCTTAGAAATGAAGCCAATAGGTTTCATTGAATCATGCTTCAAGGAAAAGAATGGGATTCCCAGGCAGCCCAGCATCTGTCCCACATCAAAGGCAAATTTGAGTATCAATATAGAAGGATTCACAAATCCTGAACACTCTTTATTGGGACTGGAGAAATTTTCTCATGTGTGGTAGGTATTCTTGATTCTTGATTATACAGTCAAAGCTCTCATAAGCAACCATCCTGGGAATTCAAAAAAGAGGTTGCAACTAGAGCTAGTCACTTACGAGAATGGGCTTTTATAAGCAAGCaaaattataaacaatagaGGATGGTTGCTTCCGAGAACTTTCAGCCCAAGTCTCTAGGATTTGTAAATTCTGAGGTCAACTTTTGTGGAAGACAGATCGGTCTTGAACAAAAGGCCAAAACTTCTTGTTTCAACGTACAACCCAGCAGAGTACTGAAACACAACTAGAGTTTTATTGAAAACTAACCGTTACTGGCAAACATATTCGAGGAACCTCCTTacataccgtacttattcacttacgtattcacttacaagccgagctaaatagagaagcaagcaacacttatactgtcactttgtattttcacgaaaatttcaaggtcaacgataaacttcaagaccgaaaatggctctcggcttataaccgagtattatgcatttacaattcgtgttgatcaagttaattttttgcatgagaagtttggggtctcggcttatagccgagatcggcttgtagccgaataagtatgGTAATATCATATGGTAACCACTAAACGGTACAAAAGAGTGGCCAGTGCAGGTCTGGCACATTCTTTCAAATTCTCAGTGCAGTGGGTTCTGTTTTTTATGAAAGAGTTGACATACATAGAGGTGACCACTTACGGGAGCTTAAAAACAACGAGAAAGTCCAGTTGGGTAATCCCAAAAGTAATGGTGGTAGCTTACGGAATGTTCGCTTATGAGAGCTTTCAATTAGAGAGTGAAATTTAAAACGGGGttttacattggtggtcataaCTAGAGCTGGTGCGTTACAAGAGTGGTGGCAGTGAGAGCTTTGACTCTATGCTCTTTTATTTGAAGAACTTAGAATTATGTTTTTGACCAATGGGAGATGCAGATTTCCATTTGTTGTTGGATGGTGTTGATGGCTGGATGGATGACCATTTGAAAGTACCTAgtgctataggcgaatctttgtttacactttttgcctcattaacatatgcttatcactatctgatgacgctaataaaataaaaactctgaatattgaaaggacataacagtttaagttttctctgaaaatttgagtccaattcatcgaatggtttcggagaaattctcttctaaaaactcagGGGATGTAGggctcattaatttttttgccacccagcaatttcgcagtttttgatgtctgatatttccttcaatactgcttgcaaagagctgaaaattgcacaaattgctcaagttaatcagctctttcaacttttgcatttagctcatatatacggccactgcttctattaggtaagtcgtatgctaataagcaaaaatgtaaacaatgacgtcagcaaagattcgcctatacttCTTGGGGAGTGGGCTGGCATAGCAGTCAGCAATCACCCACCCCACTCCTACAATCACTGTGTGTGTAGTTTTGGTGAATCTCAACCTGACTCATAGGTAATCAAAATAAACCCTGTGAACAAATtattatcaacagaacaaaggCTGCCTAAAGATCTTCAAGGGCCTTTAGAGTCTCAGTGGCTGTTGTTGCAGTTTTGACATGCAAACAAGGCTTATgggttattttccattgtattgaacCATTAGCCTCACCTGCATGCACTTTTAAGCAGTGATAACAGCCATTGACTTTTGAACCCTCAGTAGCCAGGGGTTTCATTAGAAGCCAGATATGGCAGTATACTGTCATCTGTGTCGTCGGAAATAATTAGATTTTTTACCTCTGCATTCATTTTCCTCACAAAATAAAGGCCTGAAACTTGGTGCAACAACAAATGCCTTCCAGACAATGAAAACTCAGATATAATGTTTCAAGCTGTGATTACACAGCATGGCACGAATTATTAATGCTTATGCTACTGAAAATGAAGGTGCTGACTGCATGACTTTTTGCAggatcatttttcattttcacaagAACACCAACAAGAGCGTCAAAGCAAAGGTGAAGCCTCCTCGGTTAGATGGTGCCAAGGTGGGTGTATTTGCGTCTCGTAGTCCACACAGACCCAACCCTATTGGGCTAACATTGGCAAAACTCAATGGCATCATTGGCAACACATTGTTATTATCAGGCATTGATCTGTTGGATGGTACACCTGTGCTTGATATCAAACCGTATGTTCCAGACTATGACGAAGCACCTGAAATAGGTTGCAAAGACAATTTGGACCGTGATATCAGAAAGGAACATTTTGAAAACGAAGTCATTTCATCTCTGAATTTTCAAGGGAATGGAGATGACCATTGTTTGGCAAACTCTGTGGATGTAAAACCTGTTAACCGAACTAACGATTCAAGAAATCTTAGCAGATTAGAGCCAAAGGCACAGACTAGTTACGTTAGTGTTGCAGAATGGATACACAAACCGCCGATCAGGGAATTGAATGTGAAATTCTGCACGAAGGCCTTAGAACAAATTGATCTTTTCCATGGCACTATGCTGGACAGGGATACTGGCGATGTGGTAGATACAGCGTGCAAATGTGGAGCAAGTAGCGAGATGGCATCGGGAATGAATGTTGACAACAGTGCAGATGGAGAGGCTGGGGGATCCAGTGAAAATCGTGTTGCAGGGGAACTTACCTGTAGATGCCATAAATTACTGAAAAGTGTATTTGATGAAAGCCACGAAGAGACGGTGAAAATAGTGCATGAAGGTGAAAAAGCTAGAAATCCCCAATCGTTTGAGTTGGATAGTTCCATTGGTGGTGGAAGCCAAGTTTGCGATGATTTGAAATCAGAACGTTTGACTTGTTTGTCACCTGGTAAAGAATTACAAATGTCTGGAAAGTGTATTTATCaactgaaaatgttttcttcGACAGATGAAGCAAAGAGAGCGATCAGTGATGTACTAAAAGCGGATCCCAGATCTGCTTACCGACGAAATCACTGTCAAGGCCAGTTGTATCGATTCAGCATTGATAGCATGAATGTCACTTGTAAATTTTATGACGTCACTGCTGAAGTATTACAAGTTGAACCTGTGTACTACCGAAAggtataggtggttttcacgttacgtcatagccgccatgttggtggacgaaaacaaaagatttctaattagctccttttgttcgtccaccagcaattgtacattgcagcattgttatctgtgttcttcgagattggttgcaaaccacctgaatgaagataaatttttttctttgtttgtttttttttttttttaatgaatataATTGCAACAAAGAATATTGTACAACAAGCCCTTTCTTTAGAGGATCTGATTGGAAAAAATTACAGCTCTTTTTTTACACCGGACGTCTCACTAAGTATGACATCTAAGAGTTTAAGAACTACGACGcaacggtagcgaaaacgtcgctcaaaattatAATTAAGAGCatgtgaagggcgtgcaaaagttttgtttttgttcattaaatatgcaaaatttgtggcgttgtcgctgccatCGCGTCGAAGAACTTAAACTCCCTAACGAAATCGCGATGTAAGCGTGACAAGTCCCCAGGCCCCAGTAGGTCAATAATTGCCGGGTCAAATTTACTTGAGGTTTGCACCAGATAGTGGTTTCGGGAACTACAGTAATCTCGACAATGGAAAGTTTCTCCACCACGTCATTTCGCAGCTAAGAGTTCGGTGTTGTAGCGCAAAGTTGAAGGAGTTTAATGAAATGGTGCTGGAGAAATGACTTTAGACCTTGctccaccgtttgaacaactgcgGCCTGGTCGCTGACGtttaagaggctgtctctgTAAAAACCACCCAGTCATTTTCGCTTCAAAAATAACTTTGTCTGAAACTGCAAACGGAAAGACTTTACCAAGTTTAGAATAAAAACAGATCAGTTTGGTTTGAAACGAAATGGTTTTccgggaggggggggggggggttgggagCCATAAAATATTCGGCTCGGTCGGCGCCCGTCGCAACGTCTCTAAAAGCATAAAATTGGTATTTTTCGGGAAGCGAAATCACACGTAGACTCTGCGGAAGGGGGTTacagagtctacgtgggaattcgcttCCCGCATTTTTCGTGgcgctgtaaaatatttgattcGCATCATCTAGCAATGGATCTTAGGTCAATTTACTCATcaacctttgcagttttccgagggactaacacattttcttctaattcCTATCGCAGGACGAAATTAAGCACATTACTCAACACTGTCGAACGACGGCCGGAAATGACCTTGCTTTAGAAGCTAATTATGAACGTTTGGCACCGAGTTAAACACTCTAGTCTACACAGCCGAAAAGTATAGTCCTTTATTGACAAATATATGCAAAAAACACTGTACGATTTTCGTATTGCAAAAGTTATGGTCGTTTGTATCAACACATGTACGAGCATTTGCGACTTTCAGTCCTACAGCAAAATCGACCCATCTCGGACTGATTTGATCATAAGTACAGCTTAGCTGCTTCGCAACTCGGGTTTATTTCCAACTTCAGCCATCTCGATTTACAAGCTTTGTTATCACTGAAATGAACGACAGTTTCTGAGAATAGGTAGGTATTGCGTTCGAAAGTTGAGCACGGCTTTTGCTAGAGTTTCTCATAATAAGCGAAGAAAGCTCGACGGTAACCGGTCAAGTCGCCCgagagtcatgttgcccgaaaccGGAGTAGTGTTGcccgaaattcattgtcatgtCGCTCGAAATCCTGAGTCATACCGCCAAAAATTTTATCGAGTGTATAAACTTGAAAATAAGAATCAACTTATGTAAATCACAATGAATAAATTCGTTGCTATGAACTAAACTGCTCATTCTACGATACAGCTTCTGTTATTTAAAGCAGACAGGAGCCTATAGGCTCCTGAAGCAGAACACTTTACAAGTAAAAGCCCCCgagggggggtactgccatatatgggccatataggtatgtgccgctgtgaagagtatggttttcaagcagtttactctagcggAGGGTATAGTggaaatcagagcgtttgggtctagaataggctatcatttttcacgaaactgaccagttggttgactagaccaaggaaaccaggaatttactctagtatagggtagcaaaatccagctgaacctagctctagtataggctaagggttccaaagtcctaacggcacatccacacccagaaattcttagagtaccccccccccccgggagtaaaagcaactgacgaaggaagtCACTTAAgtttccgaaaccggtcttgccTTAATAAAGTAGTTCCTCTCAGAACTCGATGGCCAACTTTGATGACAAGTAGATCATCGCTACTCTAGCAGAAATGAGATAAAATCCCAAATCC
This genomic interval carries:
- the LOC136930975 gene encoding large ribosomal subunit protein mL37-like codes for the protein MAAMGIIKKHTLPSYVRFFRFNALTRRHLCVLAVKEENEPHQTGVPLIIAPHVIKRAFIVHPSTKVINSSAKYQWFTKTKLYEGLPASFPDLSSFFSDEEYEVVREQFATSVLQNYAFRKETFNVRKNERRGEQLRMGVLQDLMRWLWSFSDRYPHLNDCFVDLQPNIKIHWVRQHNFYQLEYKPAYIIRSKEQAQLFELDVERTSSESLPGPFDNYSLGVYRHPIVHLRNNPGFQNSGLNKYPHNHMIFLTNTYNLTYEQQTAFGIMSMFSALLALAMDRGVKLGEHLKEPLVTKCLVTDGIQFTSMCYQLNTLSFQEDIGIKNCAWVSPNMNLFSKQEKTSARAWSILYESLEKGEQVSGFNDMCFKTILALFCHH
- the LOC136930977 gene encoding tRNA (adenine(37)-N6)-methyltransferase-like, with the translated sequence MADESTVDVLERNIYVARKELNNLRREVNSLKRMFIQKLKEVKGFVERESQDLTLLTTDKKHTHHKNTIQQSGENCGTLGLEMKPIGFIESCFKEKNGIPRQPSICPTSKANLSINIEGFTNPEHSLLGLEKFSHVWIIFHFHKNTNKSVKAKVKPPRLDGAKVGVFASRSPHRPNPIGLTLAKLNGIIGNTLLLSGIDLLDGTPVLDIKPYVPDYDEAPEIGCKDNLDRDIRKEHFENEVISSLNFQGNGDDHCLANSVDVKPVNRTNDSRNLSRLEPKAQTSYVSVAEWIHKPPIRELNVKFCTKALEQIDLFHGTMLDRDTGDVVDTACKCGASSEMASGMNVDNSADGEAGGSSENRVAGELTCRCHKLLKSVFDESHEETVKIVHEGEKARNPQSFELDSSIGGGSQVCDDLKSERLTCLSPGKELQMSGKCIYQLKMFSSTDEAKRAISDVLKADPRSAYRRNHCQGQLYRFSIDSMNVTCKFYDVTAEVLQVEPVYYRKV